In Acidaminococcus fermentans DSM 20731, one genomic interval encodes:
- a CDS encoding diguanylate cyclase: MRRLIRSLQAQFLVLILGITLALILVLGFLNLQTVNGTSTRIAAMSLNWQAQRTSAPIQGVLTSTMDMTDILANGLIKDVPDPGRLSDPAFRKGILVHLQKHFNLSARNSTTVFGYYVQFNPELTGGPAGFWYTWDPRRSQYISHSREAMGAYFYGKGGFLPYFRDLIADGKPVWRNPYDDHNFGVRRISYIVPVYSNGTFVAFLGMSIRMDTLVTMMSHARIYDTGYAALFSDDGEIFYHPDYPDGAPTTLKDFGLEPYAEQLKDRDSGMDLLSHHYRGIKKEMAFITLKNGMNLGIVAPDSEIYEERKTTYGRLLFLTILFGLFTSGLAIITANRIIAPLKDIDAAAKRMGQGDYDTFIHNNRGDEVGELAQNMNQTMVLMKDMFARLEKQAMEDTLTRVKNNRAYEQMVHELNHRMYQEPKPAFGVLMVDVNGLKGVNDRFGHEQGNLLLKHTVKTICDLFKHSPVYRVGGDEFVVILQNQDYTNRKALLEQLRPYSRKRDYSLKEPWLQLAFASGFSNYDPETDENYLQVFLRADAAMYLDKKSREGKEMR, translated from the coding sequence GTGCGAAGATTAATCCGAAGTCTACAGGCCCAGTTTCTGGTGCTGATCCTGGGGATCACCCTGGCCCTGATCCTGGTGCTGGGCTTTTTGAACCTGCAGACCGTCAACGGTACCTCCACCCGGATTGCCGCCATGAGCCTGAACTGGCAGGCCCAGCGGACTTCCGCCCCCATCCAGGGGGTGCTCACCAGCACCATGGACATGACGGACATCCTGGCCAATGGATTGATCAAAGATGTACCGGACCCCGGCCGGCTGAGTGATCCGGCTTTCCGGAAAGGTATCCTGGTCCATCTCCAGAAGCATTTCAACCTGTCCGCCAGGAATTCCACCACGGTCTTTGGCTATTATGTCCAGTTCAATCCGGAGCTGACCGGAGGGCCTGCCGGGTTCTGGTACACCTGGGATCCCCGGCGGAGCCAGTACATTTCCCATTCCCGGGAAGCCATGGGGGCCTATTTCTATGGAAAGGGCGGTTTCCTCCCCTATTTCCGGGATCTGATTGCCGATGGAAAACCGGTCTGGCGGAACCCCTATGACGACCACAACTTCGGGGTCCGGCGGATTTCCTATATCGTTCCGGTGTACAGCAACGGCACCTTCGTGGCCTTCCTGGGCATGAGCATCCGGATGGATACCCTGGTGACCATGATGTCCCACGCCCGGATCTACGACACCGGCTATGCGGCCCTGTTTTCCGATGACGGGGAGATTTTCTACCATCCGGACTATCCGGACGGGGCCCCCACCACCCTAAAGGATTTCGGCCTGGAACCCTATGCGGAACAGCTTAAGGACCGGGATTCCGGCATGGACCTCTTATCTCATCACTACAGGGGAATCAAAAAAGAAATGGCCTTCATCACCCTGAAAAACGGTATGAACCTGGGGATTGTGGCGCCTGACAGTGAAATCTATGAGGAACGGAAAACCACCTACGGCCGGCTGCTGTTCCTGACTATCCTGTTCGGACTGTTCACTTCCGGGCTGGCCATCATCACCGCCAACCGGATCATCGCCCCCCTGAAAGACATCGATGCGGCGGCCAAACGGATGGGCCAGGGAGATTATGACACCTTCATCCACAACAACCGGGGGGACGAAGTGGGTGAACTGGCCCAGAACATGAACCAGACCATGGTACTCATGAAGGACATGTTCGCCCGTCTGGAAAAACAGGCCATGGAAGACACCCTGACCCGGGTGAAGAACAACCGGGCCTATGAGCAGATGGTCCATGAGCTGAATCACCGGATGTATCAGGAGCCCAAACCCGCTTTCGGGGTGCTGATGGTGGACGTAAACGGTCTGAAGGGGGTCAACGACCGGTTCGGCCACGAGCAGGGGAACCTGCTGCTGAAGCATACGGTAAAGACCATCTGTGACCTGTTCAAGCACAGCCCGGTATACCGGGTGGGCGGGGATGAATTCGTGGTGATCCTCCAGAACCAGGATTACACCAACCGGAAGGCCCTGTTGGAACAACTCCGGCCCTACAGCCGGAAACGGGATTACTCCCTGAAAGAACCCTGGCTCCAGCTGGCCTTTGCTTCCGGTTTCAGCAACTACGATCCGGAAACCGACGAAAATTACCTCCAGGTGTTCCTCCGGGCGGACGCTGCCATGTACCTGGACAAGAAATCCAGGGAAGGAAAAGAAATGAGATAA
- the rnc gene encoding ribonuclease III, which yields MEEQRQKELEGLCRQLGMEMKDLHLLDMALTHTSYAYESKKNPRPQHNQRLEFLGDSVLSLVVSTHIYKTCPQMDEGELSKLRAFLVCEETLAQLATENHLGDHLLLGKGEINLDGEENPSILADAFESVLGAYYLDQGFARVTGLLNRLLISRIPELTADGIDRDYKTRLQEVVQKDGPAEILYDQVSAEGPSHNRTFVMRVLVNGNELGKGRGRTKKEAEQRAAREALKALR from the coding sequence ATGGAGGAACAGCGTCAGAAAGAGCTGGAAGGGCTCTGCCGTCAGCTGGGCATGGAAATGAAAGACCTGCACCTGCTGGACATGGCACTGACCCATACGTCCTATGCCTATGAATCCAAGAAAAATCCCCGGCCCCAGCACAATCAGCGGCTGGAGTTCCTGGGGGATTCGGTGCTGAGCCTGGTGGTCAGCACCCATATCTACAAAACCTGTCCCCAGATGGACGAAGGGGAGCTTTCCAAGCTCCGGGCCTTCCTGGTGTGCGAGGAGACCCTGGCCCAGCTGGCCACGGAAAACCATCTGGGAGACCATCTGCTCCTGGGCAAAGGGGAAATCAACCTGGATGGGGAGGAGAATCCCTCCATCCTGGCCGATGCCTTTGAAAGCGTCCTGGGAGCCTATTACCTGGACCAGGGCTTTGCCCGGGTGACGGGGCTGCTGAACCGGCTGCTGATCAGCCGGATCCCGGAACTGACGGCCGACGGCATCGACCGGGATTACAAGACCCGTCTCCAGGAAGTGGTGCAGAAAGATGGCCCGGCGGAAATCCTGTACGATCAGGTTTCCGCAGAAGGCCCCAGCCACAACCGGACCTTTGTGATGCGTGTCCTGGTGAACGGGAACGAATTGGGCAAAGGCCGGGGAAGAACCAAAAAAGAGGCGGAACAGCGTGCCGCAAGGGAAGCGTTGAAAGCCCTCCGGTAA
- the fabF gene encoding beta-ketoacyl-ACP synthase II translates to MKRRVVVTGLSAITPIGIGKEAFWNSLMEGKSGIGLITQFDTTDFNCKIAGEVKGFDFADYGDKKEGKRMDRVTQFAVACAKMAVQDSALDLEKEDTDRIGVCVGTGIGGIHTFLDAASKLVSKGPGRISPFFIPMEIPNMPAAQIAIDLKVKGPNTAIVTACSTGSDCIGDALRTIQYGDADVMLAGGTEAAISPIAVAGFDNMKALSRNNDAPEKASCPFDKKRSGFVMGEGAGIVVLEELEHAKARGAHIYAEVAGYGHNSDAYHITAPDPEGDMQVKCMEMAIKDAGLTPGDIDYVNAHGTSTHRNDLNETNCCKRVFGDRAKEVPISSIKSMTGHLLGGAGGVEAVATVLTIENGMIPPTINYEDVDTEEGLDLDYVPNVARKADVKVALSNNFGFGGHNAILCFKKYED, encoded by the coding sequence TTGAAACGAAGAGTGGTTGTGACCGGCCTCAGTGCGATTACGCCCATTGGCATCGGTAAAGAAGCATTCTGGAACAGCCTGATGGAAGGCAAATCCGGTATCGGTCTGATTACCCAGTTCGATACCACTGATTTTAACTGCAAAATCGCCGGGGAAGTCAAAGGCTTTGACTTTGCGGACTACGGCGACAAAAAAGAAGGCAAGCGGATGGACCGGGTGACCCAGTTCGCCGTGGCCTGCGCCAAAATGGCGGTGCAGGATTCTGCCCTGGATCTGGAAAAAGAAGATACGGACCGGATCGGCGTGTGCGTAGGCACCGGCATCGGCGGCATCCATACCTTCCTGGACGCGGCCAGCAAGCTGGTCTCCAAGGGACCGGGCCGGATCAGCCCCTTCTTCATTCCCATGGAAATCCCCAACATGCCGGCAGCCCAGATCGCCATCGATCTGAAGGTGAAAGGCCCCAACACGGCCATTGTCACCGCCTGCTCCACCGGTTCTGACTGCATCGGGGACGCTCTCCGGACCATCCAGTACGGGGATGCGGACGTGATGCTGGCCGGGGGTACCGAAGCCGCCATCTCTCCCATTGCGGTAGCCGGCTTCGACAACATGAAGGCCCTGTCCCGGAACAACGACGCTCCGGAAAAGGCTTCCTGCCCCTTCGACAAGAAGCGCAGCGGCTTTGTTATGGGCGAAGGCGCCGGGATTGTGGTCCTGGAAGAACTGGAACACGCCAAGGCCCGTGGGGCCCATATCTACGCCGAAGTGGCCGGCTATGGCCACAACAGTGACGCCTACCATATCACTGCTCCGGATCCGGAAGGGGATATGCAGGTGAAATGCATGGAAATGGCCATCAAGGATGCCGGACTGACCCCCGGGGACATCGACTATGTGAATGCCCATGGTACCAGCACCCACCGGAACGACCTGAATGAAACCAACTGCTGCAAGCGGGTGTTCGGGGACCGGGCCAAGGAGGTGCCCATCAGCTCCATCAAATCCATGACCGGCCATCTGCTGGGCGGTGCCGGCGGCGTGGAAGCCGTGGCTACGGTGCTGACCATCGAAAACGGCATGATCCCTCCCACCATCAACTATGAGGATGTGGATACGGAAGAAGGCCTGGATCTGGACTATGTGCCCAATGTGGCCCGGAAAGCCGATGTGAAGGTGGCTCTGTCCAACAACTTCGGGTTCGGCGGTCACAACGCCATCCTGTGCTTCAAGAAGTACGAAGACTAA
- a CDS encoding NAD(P)H-dependent flavin oxidoreductase, with protein MKVPVLKIGEKVATMPIVQGGMAIRLSTARLAASVANEGGVGLIAASGLPFDELRKEIRLARKLSNGKGMIGINAMVAAREFKGLITTAAQEKVDLIVAGAGFSRDMFSVGREYNVPIVPIVSYAKLAKIAERLGASAVVVEGTEAGGHLGTQRSIKDILPEILSVVKIPVIAAGGAVTGKDAAELLKMGASGVQMGSRFAASEESNGSPFLKQFYLKMTQDDVVQIDSPVGFKGRAVLTPFSKAVLEGHPLKPSTCDSCLKHCSRSFCIIRALTRAQQGDLETGLVFTGANMWKIKEILPVHEIFRRIREDWDNIE; from the coding sequence TTGAAAGTGCCAGTGCTGAAGATTGGTGAAAAAGTAGCAACTATGCCTATCGTCCAAGGCGGTATGGCCATACGCTTGTCCACGGCGCGTTTGGCAGCATCTGTGGCCAATGAAGGCGGTGTGGGTCTGATCGCTGCTTCTGGTCTGCCCTTCGATGAGCTGCGCAAGGAAATCCGTCTTGCCCGGAAATTGTCCAACGGCAAGGGAATGATTGGCATCAATGCCATGGTAGCCGCCCGGGAATTCAAAGGCCTCATTACAACTGCGGCCCAGGAAAAAGTCGATCTGATTGTGGCCGGGGCTGGCTTTTCCAGAGATATGTTTTCTGTCGGCCGGGAATACAATGTTCCCATCGTGCCGATTGTGTCCTATGCCAAACTGGCAAAGATTGCGGAACGGCTCGGTGCCTCCGCCGTTGTGGTGGAAGGGACTGAAGCAGGGGGCCATTTGGGGACCCAGCGTTCCATCAAAGATATCCTGCCGGAGATCCTTTCGGTGGTGAAGATTCCAGTCATTGCGGCTGGTGGCGCTGTCACCGGCAAAGATGCGGCGGAATTGCTGAAAATGGGTGCCAGCGGCGTCCAGATGGGCAGCCGGTTTGCTGCCAGTGAGGAGTCCAACGGGTCTCCTTTCCTGAAACAATTTTATTTGAAAATGACCCAAGATGATGTGGTTCAAATAGATAGTCCGGTAGGCTTCAAGGGCCGGGCCGTGCTGACACCGTTCTCCAAGGCGGTGCTGGAAGGCCATCCTCTGAAACCCTCCACCTGCGACAGCTGCCTGAAGCACTGCTCCCGCAGCTTCTGTATCATCCGGGCCCTGACCCGGGCTCAGCAGGGGGATCTGGAAACAGGTCTGGTGTTTACCGGAGCCAATATGTGGAAAATCAAAGAAATCCTTCCCGTCCATGAAATCTTCAGACGGATCCGGGAAGACTGGGACAATATTGAGTAG
- a CDS encoding acyl carrier protein, which translates to MSEQSTFEKVKAITVDQLSVAPEDVKMDSTFIDDLGADSLDIVELIMAFEEEFNTEIPDDVAEKIRTVRDAVELLDKEGK; encoded by the coding sequence ATGAGCGAACAGAGCACTTTTGAAAAAGTAAAGGCCATCACCGTTGATCAGCTGAGCGTTGCTCCTGAAGACGTAAAAATGGACTCTACTTTCATCGATGACTTGGGAGCTGACTCTCTGGACATTGTGGAACTGATCATGGCTTTCGAAGAGGAATTCAACACTGAAATCCCCGACGATGTGGCTGAAAAGATCCGCACTGTGAGAGACGCAGTCGAACTGTTGGATAAAGAAGGCAAATAA
- the fabG gene encoding 3-oxoacyl-[acyl-carrier-protein] reductase has product MTLVGKVALVTGGSRGIGRAIALKLAKNGADVAINYAGNTAAAEEVKAAIEQMGRKALLIQCSVADTDGVQAMVNQVVKDLGRLDILVNNAGITRDGLLMRMKEADWDDVMNTNLKGVYNCSKAVMRTMMKQKSGRIVNMASVVGEMGNAGQANYAAAKAGVIGFTKSLAKEVASRGITVNAIAPGFIATDMTSVLSDDQKAEMARTIPLGRAGQPEDVANAVLFLASEGAAYITGQVLNVDGGMVM; this is encoded by the coding sequence ATGACTTTAGTCGGGAAAGTGGCGCTGGTTACCGGCGGCTCCCGGGGCATCGGCCGTGCCATTGCCCTGAAGCTGGCGAAAAACGGGGCTGACGTAGCCATCAACTATGCCGGCAATACCGCTGCGGCAGAAGAAGTCAAAGCCGCCATCGAACAGATGGGCCGGAAGGCTCTCCTGATCCAGTGCAGCGTGGCCGATACCGACGGTGTCCAGGCCATGGTGAACCAGGTGGTGAAGGATCTGGGCCGTCTGGACATCCTGGTGAACAACGCGGGGATCACCCGTGATGGCCTCCTGATGCGCATGAAGGAAGCCGACTGGGACGATGTGATGAACACCAACCTGAAAGGCGTGTACAACTGCTCCAAGGCAGTGATGCGCACCATGATGAAACAGAAAAGCGGCCGGATCGTGAACATGGCCTCCGTAGTGGGGGAAATGGGCAATGCCGGCCAGGCCAACTACGCGGCTGCCAAAGCCGGGGTCATCGGCTTCACCAAGAGCCTGGCCAAGGAAGTGGCTTCCCGGGGCATTACGGTCAATGCCATTGCTCCCGGCTTCATCGCCACGGATATGACCAGTGTGCTCTCCGACGACCAGAAGGCCGAAATGGCTCGGACCATCCCTCTGGGACGGGCCGGCCAGCCTGAAGATGTTGCCAATGCAGTCCTGTTCCTCGCAAGCGAGGGGGCTGCTTATATAACCGGCCAGGTTTTAAATGTGGACGGTGGCATGGTAATGTAG
- the fabD gene encoding ACP S-malonyltransferase, protein MSKIAFVFPGQGSQTVGMMKELYDNYACVREVFKEADEALGFSMTDLCFKGPEDQLRLTYNTQPAILTCSIAAMKVLNENGVFPDVAAGHSLGEYSALVCAGSLKFADAVRTVRKRGQFMQEAVPVGQGAMAAIIALDTARIREICAEIQERRGEAVQPVNFNCPGQVVIAGATEAVKEACDALKAAGAKRAILLPVSAPFHSTLMQPAADRLKEVLDGIEVADAKIPVIANVTARPEQKGDEIRQVLVKQAASPVLWEDSVRYMMENGVDTFIEVGPGKVLTGFVKKIDRSYTGQNVEDLASLEKTLAYLKEVR, encoded by the coding sequence ATGAGTAAAATCGCTTTTGTGTTCCCGGGACAGGGGTCCCAGACCGTGGGCATGATGAAGGAACTGTATGACAACTATGCCTGCGTCCGTGAAGTATTCAAGGAAGCCGATGAGGCACTGGGCTTTTCCATGACGGACCTGTGCTTCAAAGGGCCGGAAGACCAGCTGCGGCTCACCTACAACACCCAGCCCGCCATCCTGACCTGCAGCATTGCGGCCATGAAGGTGCTGAACGAAAACGGGGTGTTCCCGGATGTGGCCGCCGGTCACAGCCTGGGGGAATATTCCGCCCTGGTGTGCGCCGGGTCCCTGAAGTTCGCTGACGCCGTCCGCACTGTGCGGAAACGGGGCCAGTTCATGCAGGAAGCCGTTCCTGTGGGCCAGGGAGCCATGGCCGCCATCATCGCTCTGGATACCGCCAGGATCCGGGAAATCTGTGCGGAAATCCAGGAAAGACGGGGGGAAGCCGTCCAGCCGGTGAACTTCAACTGCCCGGGCCAGGTGGTCATCGCCGGGGCCACGGAAGCGGTGAAGGAAGCCTGCGATGCCCTAAAAGCCGCCGGCGCCAAGAGGGCCATCCTGCTGCCGGTAAGCGCACCCTTCCACAGCACCCTGATGCAGCCCGCCGCGGACCGGCTGAAGGAAGTGCTGGACGGGATCGAAGTGGCGGATGCCAAGATCCCGGTGATCGCCAACGTCACCGCCCGTCCCGAACAGAAGGGGGACGAAATCCGTCAGGTACTGGTGAAACAGGCTGCCAGCCCGGTGCTCTGGGAAGACAGCGTCCGGTACATGATGGAAAACGGCGTGGATACCTTCATCGAAGTGGGCCCCGGCAAGGTGCTCACCGGCTTTGTGAAGAAGATCGACCGGTCCTACACCGGCCAGAACGTGGAAGACCTGGCCAGTTTGGAAAAAACCCTTGCTTATTTAAAGGAGGTCAGATAA
- a CDS encoding beta-ketoacyl-ACP synthase III has product MTKPAVGFLGMGYYVPEKVLTNFDLEKMVDTSDQWIVERTGIRERHIAAPDQATSDLAYIAAQRALEDAGLTAEDIDLIVVGTESPDMKFPSVACILQDKLGASHAAAFDLAAGCSGFVYACGIASQTIASGLYKHVLVVGAETLSRILNWQDRNTCILFGDGAGAAVLGPVEEGYGILSVDLGANGAGGKFLTMPAGGSRKPASEETVANHEHCIHMVGKEVFKFAVKVMGHSALAALEKAGMSKEDIDLLIPHQANQRIIDSAAKRLKLSTDKIFVNLEKYANTSGASIPIALCQARDAGRLHKGENVVMVGFGAGLTYGSLVVKWQKDEEARG; this is encoded by the coding sequence ATGACGAAACCTGCAGTAGGCTTTCTGGGCATGGGCTATTACGTGCCGGAGAAAGTACTGACCAATTTTGATCTGGAAAAAATGGTGGATACCAGCGATCAGTGGATCGTGGAACGGACCGGGATCCGGGAACGGCACATCGCCGCTCCGGACCAGGCCACGTCCGATCTGGCCTACATCGCCGCCCAGCGGGCCCTGGAAGACGCCGGGCTCACGGCGGAAGACATCGACCTGATCGTGGTGGGCACGGAATCCCCGGATATGAAATTCCCCTCCGTGGCCTGCATCCTCCAGGACAAACTGGGGGCTTCCCATGCGGCGGCCTTCGACCTGGCGGCGGGCTGCTCCGGCTTTGTGTATGCCTGCGGCATCGCCAGCCAGACCATCGCCAGCGGCCTGTACAAGCATGTGCTGGTGGTGGGGGCGGAAACCCTTTCCCGGATCCTCAACTGGCAGGACCGGAACACCTGCATCCTCTTCGGGGATGGGGCCGGTGCCGCCGTGCTGGGGCCGGTGGAAGAAGGCTACGGCATCCTGTCCGTGGACCTGGGAGCCAACGGGGCCGGGGGCAAGTTCCTGACCATGCCCGCCGGGGGATCCCGGAAGCCGGCCAGTGAAGAGACCGTGGCCAACCACGAACACTGCATTCACATGGTGGGCAAGGAAGTGTTCAAGTTCGCCGTGAAGGTCATGGGCCACAGCGCCCTGGCCGCCCTGGAAAAAGCCGGCATGAGCAAGGAGGACATCGATCTCCTGATCCCCCACCAGGCCAACCAGCGGATCATCGATTCCGCTGCCAAGCGGCTGAAACTGTCCACCGACAAGATTTTCGTAAACCTGGAGAAATACGCCAATACGTCCGGCGCATCCATTCCCATCGCCCTTTGCCAGGCGCGGGATGCAGGCCGGCTGCATAAAGGTGAGAACGTGGTGATGGTGGGCTTCGGAGCCGGTCTCACCTACGGTTCCCTGGTAGTGAAATGGCAAAAAGATGAGGAGGCCAGAGGATGA
- the plsX gene encoding phosphate acyltransferase PlsX, translated as MKIAVDVMGTDYGPAEIIKGVLQAVSEYGCDVVLVGDQEVIRRELAREHQENNPRVTIHHASQVIEMQDHPGISVKKKKDASIVVATHLLHEKECDALVSSGSTGAAVASALFGLGRIRGIERPAIATVIPNVKGATVLVDSGAKVDAKPEQLVQNAIMGSIYAELQLGIPQPRVGLLNIGEEETKGNEQCLATYPLLKKDPHIHFIGNVEGRDINKGTVDVVVCDGFVGNVVLKTMEGLAAAVMEILKKTLMESGLFAKLGALLMKPALLRMKKQMDASEYGGALLMGVRAPFIICHGSSKAKAIKNAVRVAIELTQKDVVGRIRQEIMHDEESGEL; from the coding sequence ATGAAAATCGCAGTTGACGTAATGGGCACAGACTATGGCCCTGCCGAGATCATCAAAGGGGTGCTTCAGGCAGTAAGCGAATACGGCTGCGACGTGGTGCTGGTGGGGGATCAGGAAGTGATCCGCCGGGAACTGGCCCGGGAACATCAGGAAAACAACCCCCGGGTAACCATCCATCATGCCAGCCAGGTCATCGAAATGCAGGATCATCCGGGCATCAGCGTAAAGAAAAAGAAGGATGCCTCCATTGTGGTGGCCACCCATCTCCTCCATGAAAAGGAATGTGACGCCCTGGTGTCTTCCGGCAGTACCGGCGCCGCCGTGGCTTCCGCCCTGTTCGGCCTGGGCCGGATCCGGGGCATCGAACGGCCGGCCATCGCCACGGTGATCCCCAATGTGAAGGGGGCCACGGTGCTGGTGGATTCCGGCGCCAAGGTGGATGCCAAACCGGAACAGCTGGTGCAGAATGCCATCATGGGGTCCATCTATGCGGAACTCCAGCTGGGGATCCCCCAGCCTCGGGTGGGACTGCTGAACATCGGGGAAGAGGAGACCAAGGGCAATGAACAGTGCCTGGCCACCTACCCCCTGCTGAAAAAAGACCCTCACATCCATTTCATCGGCAATGTGGAAGGCCGGGACATCAACAAGGGTACTGTGGATGTGGTGGTCTGCGACGGGTTCGTGGGCAACGTGGTCTTAAAGACCATGGAAGGCCTGGCCGCCGCGGTGATGGAGATCCTGAAAAAGACCCTGATGGAAAGCGGCCTCTTTGCCAAACTGGGAGCCCTGCTCATGAAGCCGGCGCTCCTGCGGATGAAGAAGCAGATGGATGCCTCTGAATACGGCGGCGCCCTCCTGATGGGGGTGCGGGCTCCCTTCATCATCTGCCACGGCAGTTCCAAGGCCAAGGCCATCAAGAATGCCGTACGGGTGGCCATCGAGCTGACCCAGAAAGACGTGGTGGGACGGATCCGCCAGGAAATCATGCACGACGAAGAAAGTGGTGAATTATAA
- the fapR gene encoding transcription factor FapR, which yields MGSVGQKKARQQRLQQLLARNPFLTDEHLAETFQVSIQTIRLDRLALGIPELRERTRHMAEDAQEKLKAITSEDIVGELIDLEIGVSGISMMTVDREMVLQKTGVCRGQYMFAQANSLALAVIDAPAALTGVANVKYKIPVTVGATLVARAEVVRKQEDKYTIWVKIRNNHREVFRAKFLIVAIPEQRSQEDENRS from the coding sequence ATGGGTTCTGTGGGACAGAAAAAGGCAAGACAGCAGCGTCTGCAGCAGCTGCTGGCCAGGAATCCGTTCCTGACCGATGAGCATCTGGCCGAAACCTTTCAGGTCAGCATCCAGACCATCCGTCTGGACCGGCTGGCCCTGGGGATCCCGGAACTCCGGGAACGGACCCGCCACATGGCGGAGGATGCCCAGGAAAAACTGAAAGCCATTACCAGCGAGGACATCGTGGGGGAACTGATCGACCTGGAAATCGGGGTCAGCGGCATTTCCATGATGACCGTGGACCGGGAAATGGTGCTGCAGAAAACCGGCGTGTGCCGGGGGCAGTATATGTTCGCCCAGGCCAATTCCCTGGCCCTGGCGGTGATCGATGCCCCGGCGGCTCTCACCGGGGTGGCCAATGTGAAGTACAAGATCCCTGTGACCGTGGGGGCCACGCTGGTGGCAAGAGCTGAGGTGGTCCGGAAGCAGGAGGACAAATATACCATCTGGGTGAAGATCAGGAACAACCACCGGGAAGTGTTCCGTGCCAAGTTCCTGATCGTCGCCATACCGGAACAAAGGAGCCAAGAAGATGAAAATCGCAGTTGA
- the fsa gene encoding fructose-6-phosphate aldolase — MKFFIDTANLDEIREAEAMGIISGVTTNPSLIAKEGRDYEETLREIAQIVDGPISGEVKASTTLARDMVMEGRVISQIHPNMVVKIPMTAEGLKAVKILASEGIRTNVTLVFSATQAILAARAGATYVSPFLGRLDDISTDGTRLIREVMEIFRMYPDITTKVICASIRHPMHVVECAKVGADIATVPYKVLMQMVQHPLTRTGIEKFCQDFEAVFGR; from the coding sequence ATGAAATTCTTTATCGATACAGCCAACCTGGACGAGATCCGGGAAGCGGAAGCCATGGGCATCATCAGCGGAGTCACCACCAATCCTTCTCTGATCGCCAAAGAAGGCCGGGATTATGAAGAAACCCTCCGGGAAATCGCCCAGATCGTGGACGGGCCCATTTCCGGGGAAGTGAAGGCCAGCACTACCCTGGCCCGGGACATGGTGATGGAGGGCCGGGTGATCTCCCAGATCCATCCCAACATGGTGGTGAAGATCCCCATGACGGCAGAGGGCCTGAAGGCCGTGAAGATCCTGGCTTCGGAAGGGATCAGGACCAACGTGACCCTGGTCTTTTCCGCCACCCAGGCCATCCTGGCCGCCCGGGCCGGTGCCACTTATGTATCTCCCTTCCTGGGCCGTCTGGACGACATTTCCACCGACGGCACCCGTCTCATCCGGGAAGTGATGGAGATCTTCCGGATGTACCCGGATATCACCACCAAGGTGATCTGCGCCTCCATCCGCCATCCCATGCACGTGGTGGAGTGCGCCAAGGTGGGCGCGGATATCGCCACGGTGCCCTACAAGGTGCTGATGCAGATGGTCCAGCATCCCCTGACCCGGACCGGCATCGAGAAGTTCTGCCAGGATTTCGAAGCGGTGTTTGGCCGGTAA
- the rpmF gene encoding 50S ribosomal protein L32, with translation MAVPKRKMSKARRDSRRANWKLAAPGLVECPQCHELKRPHHVCTECGYYDGKEVVKEDEE, from the coding sequence ATGGCAGTACCAAAGAGAAAAATGTCTAAAGCCCGTCGGGATTCCCGTCGTGCCAATTGGAAACTGGCTGCTCCTGGCTTGGTTGAATGCCCTCAATGCCACGAGCTGAAGCGCCCTCACCACGTATGCACTGAATGCGGCTATTACGATGGTAAGGAAGTCGTGAAAGAAGACGAAGAATAA
- a CDS encoding YceD family protein — protein sequence MIKINVAEIKKRLTGSESFQYDLAPSQLNLTPEDADLEGRILVEGEISNGGDVLLLTATERFVCHGTCARCLKDVRLELSAQVEERYYPEGTEGLEEDAFTYQFDVVDVTDALRESLLLAIPARVLCKPDCKGICPVCGADRNVTDCHCDTHSIDPRLEALKALLEK from the coding sequence ATGATTAAAATCAATGTAGCAGAAATCAAAAAAAGACTGACAGGGTCGGAATCTTTCCAGTACGACCTTGCCCCGTCCCAGTTGAACCTGACGCCGGAAGATGCGGACCTGGAAGGGCGCATCCTGGTGGAAGGGGAGATCTCCAACGGGGGAGACGTGCTGCTTCTCACGGCCACGGAACGGTTCGTCTGCCACGGCACCTGCGCCCGCTGCCTGAAAGATGTGCGGCTGGAGCTGAGCGCCCAGGTGGAAGAGCGGTATTACCCGGAAGGGACCGAAGGGCTGGAAGAGGATGCCTTCACCTATCAGTTTGACGTGGTTGATGTTACGGATGCTTTGAGGGAGTCCCTGCTCCTGGCCATTCCGGCCAGAGTCCTGTGCAAACCGGACTGCAAGGGAATCTGTCCGGTCTGTGGAGCGGACCGCAATGTGACGGACTGTCACTGCGATACCCATTCCATCGACCCCCGGTTGGAAGCTCTTAAGGCGTTGTTAGAGAAATAG